A single genomic interval of Arctopsyche grandis isolate Sample6627 chromosome 8, ASM5162203v2, whole genome shotgun sequence harbors:
- the 2mit gene encoding leucine-rich repeat-containing protein 2mit yields the protein MASLSAYYCLCVIILGMCSASGVVPQGLGCPAPCRCLNSTITCNGCPNSYVTVFQTTRHLYVKACKDIQYLLKFHQHDGIANTSLSKLEIADSFIRQPETFIYSDYNIQVLILTNNSINALNPDPKQSNVTLLDLSHNSILTVNNRTFSNVKKLLYLDLSGNRIVNLSVECFSGLGKLLHMDLSSNNLTLLSDAVFQPLLSLQKLNLSSNQLEVLCEKSFSSLLMLQQLDISYNKLTSVAPGTLQFLPNLARLLLADNPQLRPDAQIFVGTGRRLQQVDASRTGLSQVPEALTHSVRYLTLAGNRIAAVSCGDLDSYPLLHMLDFTHNIITDIEDDALGRLEMLSQLYLNNNRLRTVPKMLPDKLHYLSLDTNLIGNLTITDFTTLTNLKILILSNNAISYIQENAFFQLISLEVLDLSNNPLKALTPNTFSGPVSLKDLRIAFVNISPPAKDISFPVPSPEGIENLHLEFSPGLTRQLMADTAALAAMTRLQHLDMRYSNISMIRSDLLHFWPQLKILRLEGNMLNCSDLRWLADWMRENPANNYEQVKCFSPPALVGKLVIDLHSPASTQTPVYTPKNRFSQLNITSKRVLNLKRPDSNNILNQLRNASAILNDVSRKGKLVKKNDSNQIDSFLDKKLMLRSDDAKQEKAVEDSRSKLLEIFSEWSQEPQKAKGKIGTTEATQFVPFEEVLSSNASVVEMVQNASEYQTSRFSAEEGGFSGGGTGAIAVAGAGIAAAGAALAVAWAARRRPRPPHHHHQDLMMEVPTIAAVGELW from the coding sequence AAATTCGACCATCACGTGTAACGGCTGTCCCAACAGTTACGTCACAGTGTTCCAAACCACGCGACACTTGTACGTCAAAGCTTGCAAGGACATCCAATACTTGCTAAAGTTCCATCAGCACGACGGGATAGCGAACACGTCCCTCTCCAAGCTGGAGATCGCGGATAGTTTCATCCGCCAGCCGGAAACTTTCATCTACAGCGATTACAACATACAAGTTTTGATCCTGACCAACAATTCCATTAACGCTCTCAATCCAGACCCGAAACAGAGCAACGTGACACTCCTGGACTTGTCGCACAACTCCATTCTGACGGTCAACAACAGGACGTTTTCAAATGTGAAAAAGTTACTTTATTTAGATTTAAGCGGCAACCGTATCGTGAACTTGTCAGTTGAGTGCTTCAGCGGTTTGGGTAAACTCTTGCACATGGACTTGTCTTCGAACAATCTGACGTTGCTTTCGGACGCCGTGTTCCAGCCACTGCTCTCGCTGCAAAAGTTGAACTTGAGTTCGAACCAGCTCGAAGTGCTGTGCGAGAAGTCGTTCAGCAGCCTTCTGATGCTGCAACAGTTGGATATTTCGTACAACAAGTTGACCAGCGTCGCACCTGGGACCTTGCAGTTCCTGCCCAACCTAGCCAGGCTGCTTCTCGCCGACAATCCTCAGCTGCGACCCGACGCTCAGATCTTCGTGGGCACGGGACGGAGGCTGCAACAAGTTGACGCGTCCCGCACGGGCTTGTCCCAAGTGCCAGAAGCTTTGACGCACTCTGTGAGATATTTGACACTAGCCGGCAACAGAATAGCAGCAGTGTCTTGCGGAGACTTGGACAGCTACCCGCTACTCCACATGCTCGACTTTACCCACAACATCATAACAGACATTGAAGACGACGCTCTGGGTCGTCTGGAAATGCTTTCCCAACTGTACCTAAATAACAACAGATTGAGAACAGTGCCAAAAATGCTTCCGGACAAGCTCCACTACCTATCGCTAGACACAAATTTGATCGGAAACTTGACAATAACCGACTTCACAACTCTGACCAACTTGAAAATACTTATACTGTCCAACAACGCCATTTCTTACATCCAAGAGAACGCTTTCTTTCAGCTGATATCTTTAGAAGTTTTGGACCTGTCGAACAATCCGTTAAAAGCACTAACGCCGAACACTTTCAGTGGGCCGGTCTCACTCAAAGATTTGCGCATAGCTTTCGTCAACATATCTCCCCCAGCTAAGGACATATCGTTTCCGGTTCCGTCGCCGGAAGGCATTGAAAATTTACACCTAGAATTCAGTCCTGGTCTGACGAGGCAATTAATGGCAGACACAGCAGCCCTGGCCGCGATGACGAGACTGCAACACCTAGACATGCGCTACTCCAACATCTCGATGATCAGATCGGACCTGCTGCACTTTTGGCCCCAATTAAAAATACTCAGACTGGAGGGGAACATGTTGAATTGCAGCGATTTGCGCTGGTTAGCCGATTGGATGAGGGAGAATCCAGCAAACAATTACGAACAAGTTAAATGTTTCTCCCCACCTGCCTTAGTCGGAAAGTTGGTAATTGACTTACACTCTCCGGCGAGTACTCAAACTCCCGTATACACACCCAAAAATAGATTTTCACAGCTGAACATCACTTCTAAAAGAGTTCTCAACTTAAAGCGGCCCGATAGTAATAATATACTGAACCAATTGAGGAACGCCAGTGCGATTTTGAACGACGTTAGCCGCAAAGGAAAGCTGGTTAAAAAGAACGATTCAAATCAGATCGACAGTTTTTTGGATAAGAAGTTAATGTTGAGAAGCGACGATGCAAAGCAGGAGAAGGCCGTTGAAGATTCGAGAAGTAAGCTTTTGGAGATATTTTCAGAGTGGTCTCAAGAGCCGCAGAAAGCAAAGGGAAAGATAGGTACGACGGAGGCGACACAGTTTGTGCCATTTGAGGAAGTTTTGAGTAGTAATGCGAGCGTTGTGGAGATGGTCCAGAACGCGTCCGAGTATCAAACGTCCAGATTCAGTGCGGAGGAGGGCGGATTCTCGGGGGGCGGCACAGGAGCAATAGCCGTGGCGGGAGCAGGGATAGCGGCAGCAGGGGCGGCCCTGGCGGTGGCGTGGGCGGCAAGGCGGCGCCCCCGGCCGCCccatcatcaccatcaagacctGATGATGGAGGTGCCGACGATTGCGGCCGTCGGCGAGCTGTGGTGA